The Kluyveromyces lactis strain NRRL Y-1140 chromosome B complete sequence genome contains a region encoding:
- a CDS encoding uncharacterized protein (weakly similar to uniprot|Q08206 Saccharomyces cerevisiae YOL036W Protein of unknown function potential Cdc28p substrate), with protein sequence MANPSTALQDIKEEEDNASELSASQNTGEASVIITEMSSNNLLSESKNEQEGLNIGLGMESTALPIGVAVQKQPEIETRFLGLVIDDSLEQETTENSTANAIMEGTELTDREEELLLPPLPDVETKAALIYQEETGGNLSSVSSSETESSDTISPVLDTKNSEPEETSFDLSQALEIPSHSTTGSSLNKSSPTHNASSYGPQSLSSPSMSSPKVALKHRFSNSLLSQALNQETLLLSTGTSPQLMQTGEFPLHKTSTRSSAHTSSSSIGTRNKSRSNSNAIPQFPTTDNSVGSNSGLNVSVGLSKKTSNMSNTNSASIYNNANTTEVSDKRFLDLKKLIVGQNGNEVGSNSSDISTPSLSSPLELTNSPQYEEILYNAPMASGSSNLAITGSRSRSNSNINTIQNFFSGNSKAPRSSFDESSDNRSFTSSEINVSKRVPLLRRASSALLRKRSLRQSAENSPDVNTGLGIVSPINDFRMASLDLDAIARLESRNKKNLFINTNDSRPTLSSKESTTSLRSTMSNDPHINRIPSFGSKVKRGFTRIMSSGNNCSRKESPTSSRILSDNMLNGNSKGNDADAITMNFGLDTNSVNEFVEEHNGNKNNLLRKRSSSTFQQRRASRLNKRSSNTNSIMSERANSGNIVNTRNKQLIDTDDQDLDEEDLIITDADMEALSKKLPTITITEKFGANNTTPLQQQSNVWCYKTSFDDWKNATNKKPSNASLRKYIDILIEQQTLEDARFQALEQNFKQSGWVSSQEIGYLRQKRVVINRQWAERISFYQNKLEE encoded by the coding sequence ATGGCAAACCCTAGCACTGCGTTGCAGGATATAAAGGAGGAGGAAGATAATGCTTCTGAGTTATCTGCGTCCCAGAATACTGGAGAGGCGTCCGTTATAATCACTGAGATGTCTTCAAACAACTTGTTATCAGAGTCCAAAAATGAACAAGAGGGCTTAAATATTGGTCTTGGGATGGAGTCTACTGCACTTCCTATTGGGGTAGCGGTTCAGAAACAACCAGAGATTGAAACAAGATTTCTGGGGCTTGTTATCGACGATAGTCTAGAACAAGAAACGACAGAAAATAGTACGGCGAACGCCATAATGGAAGGCACTGAACTGACCGATAGAGAGGAAGAACTGTTACTCCCTCCATTGCCAGACGTGGAAACTAAAGCTGCACTCATATATCAAGAGGAGACGGGAGGAAATCTAAGTTCGGTATCATCTTCGGAGACAGAGTCTTCAGATACGATATCGCCGGTGTTGGATACGAAAAATAGCGAACCAGAGGAAACTTCGTTTGATCTTTCGCAGGCTCTCGAGATACCTAGCCATTCTACCACAGGCTCCTCTTTGAATAAAAGTTCACCAACACATAATGCATCATCCTATGGTCCACAGTCACTGTCATCTCCCAGTATGAGTTCTCCTAAAGTGGCTCTGAAGCATCGATTTTCGAATTCGCTACTCTCACAAGCTTTAAATCAAGAAACGTTATTACTGTCTACAGGTACATCGCCTCAGTTGATGCAAACTGGAGAGTTTCCACTTCATAAGACAAGTACTAGGTCAAGCGCTCATACCTCTTCGAGCAGTATAGGAACCCGGAATAAAAGTAGATCCAACTCTAATGCAATACCTCAGTTCCCAACGACTGACAACTCGGTTGGATCGAATAGTGGTTTAAACGTCAGCGTGGGGCTATCTAAAAAGACTAGTAACATGTCAAATACAAACAGTGCCAGTATCTATAACAATGCGAATACCACGGAGGTATCAGATAAACGctttttggatttgaagaagttgattgTGGGGCAAAATGGAAACGAGGTTGGGTCCAACTCATCAGATATATCAACCCCATCTTTAAGTTCTCCTTTGGAATTGACTAATAGTCCCCAGTATGAAGAGATCTTGTATAACGCTCCAATGGCATCAGGGTCATCGAATTTGGCTATCACAGGAAGCAGAAGCAGGTCTAACTCCAACATTAATACCATCCAAAACTTTTTCTCAGGGAATAGCAAAGCTCCTCGAAGTTCATTTGACGAATCTTCAGATAATCGATCCTTCACGTCTTCTGAGATTAATGTATCTAAGAGGGTTCCTCTACTTAGGAGAGCTTCAAGTGCTTTGCTGAGGAAACGCTCCCTTCGACAAAGTGCCGAGAATTCACCTGATGTAAATACGGGACTTGGCATTGTATCACCAATTAATGATTTCAGGATGGCTTCGTTGGACTTGGATGCTATTGCTCGCTTAGAAAGtagaaacaagaaaaatcTTTTTATCAATACAAACGACAGCAGACCGACGCTATCGTCCAAGGAATCCACGACATCTTTACGATCTACAATGAGTAATGATCCTCATATAAATAGAATACCTTCATTTGGTTCTAAAGTGAAACGCGGATTTACAAGAATCATGAGTAGTGGGAATAActgttcaagaaaagaatcacCTACAAGTTCAAGAATACTGAGTGACAACATGCTGAATGGGAATTCCAAAGGGAATGATGCTGATGCCATTACAATGAATTTCGGATTGGATACAAACTCTGTGAACGAGTTTGTAGAGGAACACAACGGCAACAAGAACAACCTTTTAAGAAAACGGTCTAGCTCTACTTTCCAGCAGAGAAGAGCTTCACGCCTCAACAAGAGGAGTAGCAATACCAACTCCATCATGTCGGAACGCGCGAACAGTGGAAATATAGTAAATACCAGGAACAAGCAGCTGATAGACACCGACGATCAAGacttggatgaagaagaccTCATCATCACAGATGCAGATATGGAAGCATTGTCCAAAAAGCTCCCAACAATAACGATCACTGAGAAATTTGGAGCTAACAACACAACACCTTTGCAACAGCAATCGAACGTGTGGTGTTACAAGACCTCGTTTGATGATTGGAAGAATGCAACGAATAAAAAACCAAGTAACGCATCCCTTCGTAAGTATATCGATATCCTTATCGAACAACAGACACTAGAGGACGCGAGATTCCAAGCATTAGAACAAAACTTCAAACAATCTGGATGGGTATCCAGTCAGGAAATTGGATATTTGCGCCAAAAAAGGGTGGTAATAAACCGACAATGGGCGGAACGAATCTCATTTTATCAGAATAAACTAGAGGAATGA
- the MET28 gene encoding Met28p (weakly similar to uniprot|P40573 Saccharomyces cerevisiae YIR017C MET28 Transcriptional activator in the Cbf1p-Met4p-Met28p complex participates in the regulation of sulfur metabolism) → MATTGLEQMKGTTGDGRLSMPTENMTSPSTTKLNELLRGLKEQVQAQTEAQTEAESGVDVTEPVTTSDETNSGQATGSVSQNYTVSKADGKTRKVSVSVPNDRQQDTANAVAQFGKPGSDLSTQLHELINNNSELGSRLLSLLLVSSGNATDIINAVNNGDLSKLNGLTKISQPPPSLATSTTGNEKKTTTTTTTNTTISDKQDSVGTDITKDDIAEEDNDLIWKQLEKRRKNTEASARFRIRKKQREKEKFQQLRQLTKDINDMYDTIDSLISENSYWKKKLEELNEIKSKELLDNIKRRNGL, encoded by the coding sequence ATGGCTACAACTGGCTTGGAGCAAATGAAAGGAACCACTGGAGACGGAAGGTTAAGTATGCCCACTGAAAATATGACCTCGCCGTCTACTACTAAACTTAATGAATTGCTACGAGGATTGAAAGAACAAGTTCAAGCCCAGACCGAGGCCCAGACTGAAGCTGAGTCAGGAGTTGATGTGACTGAGCCAGTCACAACTTCTGACGAGACGAATTCTGGCCAGGCTACAGGTTCTGTTTCTCAAAATTATACAGTGTCCAAAGCTGATGGAAAGACCAGGAAAGTTTCGGTATCGGTACCGAACGATCGACAACAGGACACAGCAAACGCAGTTGCTCAGTTTGGGAAACCGGGATCAGATTTATCGACACAGCTGCATGAATTGATCAATAACAACTCGGAGTTGGGATCGAGACTGCTATCGCTTTTGCTCGTGAGCAGTGGGAACGCAACAGATATTATTAACGCTGTAAATAATGGCGATCTGTCGAAACTGAATGGACTCACAAAAATATCACAACCGCCACCATCGCTAGCGACTTCGACTACTGGTAACGAGAAAAAgaccaccaccaccactACTACTAATACCACTATATCGGATAAACAGGATTCAGTTGGTACTGATATAACGAAAGATGACAtagcagaagaagataacGATCTGATATGGAAACAACTAGAGAAACGGAGAAAGAATACAGAAGCGTCGGCGAGATTCAGAATACgcaagaaacaaagagaaaaggaGAAGTTTCAACAGTTGAGACAGCTAACTAAAGATATTAACGATATGTACGATACCATCGATTCTCTCATTAGTGAAAATAGTTactggaagaagaaactagagGAACTGAATGAAATTAAATCGAAGGAGTTATTGGACAATATCAAACGACGCAATGGTCTATAG
- the SLT2 gene encoding mitogen-activated serine/threonine-protein kinase SLT2 (uniprot|Q9P8P0 Kluyveromyces lactis MPK1 MAP kinase) produces MNEYDAVDRHTFKVFNQDFTVDKRFQLIKEIGHGSYGIVCSARFTEAADETTVAIKKVTNVFSKTLLCKRSLRELKLLRHFRGHKNITCLYDMDIVFQPDGMFNGLYLYEELMECDMHQIVKSGQPLTDAHYQSFIYQILCGLKYIHSADVLHRDLKPGNLLVNADCQLKICDFGLARGYSENPVENNQFLTEYVATRWYRAPEIMLSYQGYTKAIDVWSCGCILAELLGGKPIFKGKDYVDQLNRILQVLGTPPEETLKRIGSKNVQDYIHQLGYIPKIPFSTLYPNANPDALNLLEGMLSFDPQLRITVDDALQHPYLSIWHDPADEPICTEKFDFSFESVNEIEQLKQMVIDEVTDFRQYVRLPLLHEQQQQQGKTDGGFDDQIREDQRTFQAQLEEQVNNGRTASNVPSFDEPFSSQMMGSASQQDPLVGIHSDNLPSHELDFPPRPSENVLDSPMGLSHQQTHNGSPECQDINDLLGLERELEFGLDRQF; encoded by the coding sequence ATGAACGAATACGATGCGGTAGATAGACACACTTTCAAAGTGTTTAATCAGGACTTCACAGTGGATAAACGGTTCCAGTTGATTAAAGAAATAGGTCATGGTTCGTACGGGATTGTTTGCTCTGCCCGGTTCACTGAAGCTGCAGATGAAACCACGGTGGCTATTAAGAAAGTTACCAACGTTTTCTCAAAGACTCTGCTCTGCAAAAGATCTCTAAGGGAACTGAAACTTCTAAGACATTTTAGAGGTCATAAAAATATCACTTGTCTATACGATATGGATATTGTGTTCCAGCCGGACGGTATGTTCAATGGTCTTTATTTGTACGAGGAATTAATGGAATGTGATATGCATCAAATTGTAAAATCGGGTCAGCCCTTAACAGATGCCCATTACCAATCGTTCATCTACCAGATTCTTTGTGGGTTAAAATATATTCATTCAGCAGACGTGCTCCATCGTGATTTGAAGCCAGGGAATCTTTTGGTTAACGCTGATTGTCAGTTGAAGATTTGTGATTTCGGATTGGCCAGAGGGTACAGCGAGAATCCAGTAGAAAATAACCAATTTTTGACCGAATACGTGGCAACGAGATGGTACAGAGCACCGGAAATTATGTTGAGCTATCAAGGTTATACAAAGGCTATTGACGTATGGTCTTGTGGTTGTATCTTGGCGGAATTGCTAGGTGGGAAACCTATCTTTAAGGGTAAAGATTACGTCGACCAATTGAATAGGATCTTACAAGTCTTGGGGACTCCTCCAGaggaaactttgaaaagaatcgGATCGAAAAACGTCCAAGACTATATCCACCAGCTAGGATATATTCCAAAGATACCATTCAGCACTTTATACCCAAATGCCAACCCGGATGCATTGAACCTTCTTGAGGGAATGTTAAGCTTTGATCCTCAACTTAGAATAACAGTCGATGATGCTCTACAACATCCGTATTTGTCCATCTGGCATGATCCTGCAGATGAACCGATATGTACAGAAAAGTTcgatttttcttttgaaagtgtCAATGAGATTGAACAACTTAAACAAATGGTAATTGACGAAGTGACCGATTTCAGGCAATATGTGAGATTACCCCTCTTACACgagcaacagcaacaacaggGGAAGACAGACGGTGGTTTTGATGATCAAATACGAGAAGATCAACGCACATTTCAAGCGCAGCTAGAAGAACAAGTGAACAATGGTAGAACTGCATCTAACGTTCCATCGTTCGATGAGCCGTTTTCTAGTCAAATGATGGGTTCCGCGTCACAACAAGATCCTCTTGTTGGTATTCATTCGGATAATTTACCAAGCCATGAACTTGACTTCCCTCCTAGGCCTAGTGAGAATGTGCTAGATTCGCCAATGGGTCTAAGTCATCAGCAAACGCATAACGGCTCTCCTGAGTGCCAAGATATAAATGACCTTTTAGGATTAGAAAGAGAACTAGAATTTGGATTAGATAGACAGTTTTAA